The Mucilaginibacter yixingensis genome window below encodes:
- a CDS encoding sorbosone dehydrogenase family protein produces the protein MKKKILLAAAVPVIAGAVFMLTAAFKNHRPQADANSAGLKLPAGFSAVITAETGARARHIAVTPNGLIYVKLARPDKDGVALLEYKEGANGKATFVKGFANYGGTGIYIKNGYLYASSNQEVFRYKLNEQNEVINPNQPEKIVTGLKMGREHETKSIVLDNDGNIYVNIGAYSNSCQEKDRQLHSMGMPGCPILDSAGGIWQFKADKLNQTYKDGVRYTTGLRNVVGLDWNQQLNQLFVMQHGRDQLHDIFPEMYSVKESSLLPAECMYALKKGDNAGWPYIYYDQFQHKKIQAPEYGGDGKKEGAKDIIDPVVAFPGHLAPNGLLFYTGKMFPEKYRNGAFIAFHGSWNRAPEPQAGYYVVFQPFKNGKPDGEWEVFADGFSGGPEKTASGRADHRPVGLAQGADGSIYVTDDAKGTVYKISYGK, from the coding sequence ATGAAAAAGAAAATTTTATTGGCCGCAGCTGTACCGGTTATTGCCGGTGCTGTGTTCATGCTTACGGCCGCATTTAAAAACCACCGTCCCCAGGCAGATGCCAATAGCGCAGGACTAAAACTTCCTGCCGGCTTCAGTGCTGTAATTACCGCCGAAACTGGTGCCAGAGCCCGCCACATTGCCGTAACACCCAACGGCCTGATCTACGTAAAACTGGCCAGACCTGATAAAGACGGCGTAGCATTGCTGGAATATAAAGAAGGCGCCAATGGCAAAGCCACCTTTGTAAAAGGTTTTGCTAATTATGGCGGCACTGGTATTTACATAAAGAATGGCTATCTGTACGCCTCATCAAACCAGGAAGTTTTTCGGTACAAACTGAATGAACAAAACGAGGTAATCAACCCTAATCAGCCTGAAAAAATAGTTACCGGCCTAAAAATGGGTCGCGAGCATGAAACCAAGTCGATTGTGTTGGATAACGATGGCAACATCTATGTAAATATTGGTGCTTACTCTAACTCATGCCAGGAGAAGGATCGCCAACTGCATTCTATGGGTATGCCGGGATGCCCTATCCTTGATTCGGCAGGCGGTATCTGGCAGTTCAAGGCCGATAAGCTAAATCAGACTTATAAAGATGGCGTGCGCTATACTACCGGTTTACGCAACGTAGTTGGTCTGGATTGGAACCAACAGCTTAACCAACTATTTGTTATGCAGCACGGTCGTGATCAGTTGCATGATATTTTCCCGGAGATGTATTCGGTTAAAGAATCATCACTATTACCTGCCGAATGTATGTACGCGCTGAAAAAAGGCGACAATGCCGGCTGGCCTTACATTTATTACGATCAGTTTCAGCATAAAAAAATACAAGCGCCAGAGTATGGCGGTGATGGCAAGAAAGAAGGCGCTAAAGATATTATTGACCCGGTAGTTGCATTCCCTGGTCACCTGGCTCCTAATGGGTTGTTGTTTTACACCGGCAAAATGTTTCCTGAAAAATATCGTAACGGCGCTTTCATCGCATTCCATGGTTCTTGGAACCGGGCACCAGAACCACAAGCCGGTTACTATGTGGTTTTCCAACCGTTTAAAAACGGCAAACCCGATGGCGAGTGGGAAGTATTTGCCGATGGCTTTTCAGGCGGTCCTGAAAAAACAGCATCAGGCCGTGCAGATCATCGCCCGGTCGGCCTTGCACAAGGTGCCGATGGTTCAATTTACGTAACAGACGACGCCAAAGGAACAGTATATAAAATTAGCTACGGAAAATAG
- a CDS encoding cytochrome c, with protein MKKTLLILALTFASVAVFAQTKKKPVSKTKPVAGLAATITAGQKVYTTYCVSCHQADGGGVQNMNPPLIKTPYVLGDKVRMAKIVINGFSENVEINGDTYTNTMPALAMLKDEEIAAVLTYVRNSFGNKAPAVTVADVKKARAAKK; from the coding sequence ATGAAAAAGACGCTCCTCATATTAGCCCTCACGTTTGCATCTGTTGCTGTTTTTGCACAGACTAAAAAAAAGCCGGTAAGTAAAACTAAACCTGTAGCTGGTTTAGCGGCAACTATCACCGCTGGTCAAAAAGTATACACCACTTATTGTGTAAGCTGTCATCAGGCTGACGGCGGTGGCGTGCAGAACATGAACCCGCCTTTAATCAAAACGCCTTATGTTTTAGGCGATAAGGTGCGAATGGCCAAAATTGTGATTAACGGTTTTAGCGAGAACGTGGAGATTAACGGCGATACTTATACCAACACCATGCCCGCCCTGGCCATGCTGAAAGATGAAGAAATTGCCGCTGTGCTTACCTATGTGCGTAACAGCTTTGGCAACAAAGCTCCTGCCGTAACCGTAGCCGACGTAAAAAAGGCACGAGCCGCAAAAAAATAA
- a CDS encoding cytochrome-c peroxidase: MKSAKHTKILRRRRLPTGAIVLLLAVTTSALSAWTYYDATTIPTGAYQLNYPANFGNRVNTPDDNPTTKQGVFLGRLLFYEPLLSADNSVSCSSCHKQELAFTDGVAFSRGVHGARAARNSMSLANLLWARKFFWDGRASSLEEQASFPLVNPVEMGQPLDVSIKKLKNTTFYPAIFKQVYGDTAITTNRMVKALAQFERTLISANSKYDRYLANNYQPTDDELKGMTLFNTFPDPEKGIRGANCSHCHGGPKNYLELFHNNGLDSISKDEGIGAFTKLATDRGRFKVPTLRNIALTAPYMHDGRFKTLNEVLDHYSEHVAQSPALSAFLQDASNIPGGRALKLTAIEKKQLIAFLNMLTDTTFTADARFADPFISVTKHQLKKNLSE, encoded by the coding sequence ATGAAGTCTGCCAAGCATACCAAGATTTTAAGACGACGACGTTTGCCTACCGGCGCAATAGTGCTTTTGCTGGCGGTAACAACATCGGCTCTTTCTGCGTGGACTTATTATGATGCCACTACCATCCCTACCGGTGCATATCAGCTAAATTATCCTGCCAACTTTGGCAACCGCGTTAACACGCCGGATGATAACCCGACCACCAAACAAGGCGTATTTCTGGGTCGGCTGCTGTTTTATGAACCATTGCTTTCGGCGGATAACTCGGTGTCTTGTAGTAGCTGTCACAAACAGGAGCTGGCTTTTACGGATGGTGTAGCTTTTAGTCGCGGTGTACATGGTGCGCGGGCTGCGCGTAACTCCATGTCGCTGGCCAACCTGCTGTGGGCACGAAAGTTTTTTTGGGATGGACGTGCGTCAAGCCTGGAAGAACAAGCTTCGTTTCCGCTGGTCAATCCGGTAGAGATGGGGCAACCGCTTGACGTTTCTATTAAGAAGCTTAAAAACACTACCTTCTACCCTGCCATTTTTAAGCAAGTTTATGGCGATACCGCTATAACCACCAACCGCATGGTAAAAGCGCTGGCACAATTTGAACGCACGCTGATATCGGCCAATTCAAAATACGATCGCTATCTGGCTAACAACTACCAACCTACCGATGACGAGTTGAAAGGCATGACCTTGTTCAATACTTTCCCTGACCCGGAGAAAGGCATCCGCGGAGCCAATTGCTCGCATTGCCATGGTGGCCCCAAAAATTACCTGGAGTTGTTCCACAATAACGGACTCGACAGTATTTCTAAAGATGAAGGTATTGGTGCCTTTACTAAGTTGGCAACCGACAGAGGCAGGTTTAAAGTACCCACACTGCGCAACATCGCGTTGACGGCACCCTACATGCACGATGGGCGTTTTAAAACATTAAATGAAGTACTTGACCATTACAGCGAACATGTGGCACAATCGCCTGCGTTGAGCGCTTTTTTGCAGGATGCTTCTAACATACCAGGCGGACGGGCTTTAAAATTGACTGCAATTGAAAAAAAACAGCTTATCGCTTTTTTAAATATGTTAACCGATACTACCTTTACGGCCGATGCCCGGTTTGCAGACCCTTTTATATCTGTAACCAAACATCAGCTTAAGAAAAATCTATCCGAATGA
- a CDS encoding molybdopterin-dependent oxidoreductase: protein MKKYAIVLLLLAAPFLVNAQAEKQASVKITGEVTTPLTITPDNIKTYEQTKVTRKDRDGKDHTYTGVLLSTLLQKAGVTMGKDLKGENLVKYVLASASDGYQVTFALAELDKEFTDRAIILATQIDGQPLAAADGPFRIIVQDEKKPARCMKQVTELHIAFAK, encoded by the coding sequence ATGAAAAAATATGCCATTGTGCTGTTATTACTAGCAGCGCCATTTCTGGTTAATGCCCAAGCTGAAAAGCAGGCCTCGGTTAAAATTACCGGCGAGGTAACCACCCCGCTCACTATTACACCAGATAACATCAAAACATACGAACAAACCAAAGTAACCCGTAAAGACCGCGACGGGAAAGATCATACTTACACTGGCGTGCTGCTTTCTACCCTGTTGCAAAAAGCCGGCGTTACCATGGGTAAAGATTTGAAAGGCGAAAATCTGGTAAAATACGTATTGGCCTCTGCCAGCGATGGCTACCAGGTAACTTTTGCCCTTGCCGAGCTGGATAAAGAATTTACAGATCGTGCCATTATTCTGGCCACTCAGATAGATGGCCAGCCACTTGCGGCAGCTGATGGTCCTTTCCGCATCATTGTGCAGGACGAAAAGAAACCCGCCCGCTGCATGAAACAGGTTACAGAATTACACATTGCATTTGCCAAATAA
- the bla gene encoding subclass B3 metallo-beta-lactamase — translation MAQKLVKPPVVQPEWSQDYKPFRIAGNLYYVGTADLACYLITTSRGLMLINTGLPDSAPMIKKHIEDLGFKYNDIKVILATHAHYDHVGAVAAIKEQTGAKVMIGKKDAPSLADGGNSDYVMGGKGPMFAPVKADKLLCDNDTVKFYGMRIRVIHCPGHTPGACSFLFDVKDDKRTYKVLIANMPTVLSETKLAGMPGYQDVGEDYEYTLRKMKGIKFDIWLASHASQFNMQKKHKPDDPYNPEAFADEKGYKTAIDNLQKAYLKKLNGR, via the coding sequence TTGGCTCAAAAACTGGTAAAACCGCCGGTGGTACAGCCCGAATGGTCGCAAGACTATAAGCCGTTTCGTATTGCCGGGAATTTATATTATGTAGGTACGGCAGACTTAGCCTGCTATCTTATTACTACTTCGAGAGGATTGATGTTGATCAACACGGGCTTGCCAGACTCTGCCCCTATGATTAAAAAACACATTGAAGATCTGGGCTTTAAATACAACGATATCAAGGTAATACTGGCCACGCATGCCCATTATGACCACGTGGGCGCGGTTGCTGCCATAAAAGAACAGACCGGCGCCAAGGTAATGATCGGTAAAAAAGATGCCCCTTCATTGGCCGACGGAGGCAACTCCGATTATGTGATGGGCGGCAAAGGCCCCATGTTCGCTCCGGTGAAGGCTGATAAATTATTATGCGATAACGACACCGTAAAGTTTTACGGTATGCGTATCAGGGTTATTCATTGTCCGGGACATACGCCTGGCGCTTGCAGCTTTTTATTTGATGTAAAAGATGACAAGCGTACATATAAAGTACTGATTGCCAACATGCCTACCGTACTCAGCGAAACCAAACTTGCAGGCATGCCCGGCTATCAGGATGTAGGCGAAGATTACGAGTACACCCTACGCAAGATGAAAGGTATTAAGTTTGATATATGGCTGGCCTCCCATGCCAGCCAGTTTAATATGCAGAAAAAACATAAGCCTGATGACCCTTACAATCCGGAAGCATTTGCGGATGAGAAAGGATACAAAACGGCTATTGATAATCTGCAAAAAGCCTATCTAAAGAAACTGAACGGGCGGTAA
- the msrB gene encoding peptide-methionine (R)-S-oxide reductase MsrB, whose protein sequence is MRTLKVLALLLCLSVSAFAQHLKTNGHANNPYYSNTDTKKLNVSNAEWKKILSPDLYAVAREQATERAFTGKYWNSSAKGTYYCAVCGNKLFRSDAKFASDCGWPSFFEAVRKDAVIYREDDSYDMQRTEVICARCGSHLGHIFDDGPAPTYKRFCMNSVSLDFEPDRAL, encoded by the coding sequence ATGCGTACCCTAAAAGTTTTAGCCCTGTTGTTGTGTCTGTCCGTTTCTGCCTTTGCGCAGCATCTTAAAACCAACGGTCATGCCAATAATCCTTATTATTCAAATACTGATACCAAAAAGCTCAACGTGAGTAATGCGGAATGGAAGAAGATATTATCACCGGATCTATACGCCGTAGCGCGAGAGCAGGCAACTGAGCGTGCTTTTACCGGCAAGTATTGGAACTCGTCTGCAAAAGGCACTTATTATTGTGCAGTATGTGGTAACAAACTGTTCCGCTCTGATGCCAAGTTTGCCAGTGATTGTGGCTGGCCCAGCTTTTTTGAAGCCGTTAGAAAAGATGCAGTTATTTATAGAGAAGACGACTCATACGATATGCAGCGCACCGAGGTAATCTGTGCTCGCTGCGGCTCACACCTGGGGCACATTTTTGACGATGGCCCGGCGCCAACTTACAAGCGGTTCTGCATGAATTCTGTATCGCTTGATTTTGAACCGGACAGGGCTTTGTAA
- a CDS encoding BlaI/MecI/CopY family transcriptional regulator, translating to MDKLTIQEEEAMQAVWQCKTGVIKDFLDAMPEPKPPYTTLASTIKNLERKGFVTAEKMGNSYLYRPQIVEEDYKKKFMNGFVSDYFQNSYKELVTFFAKEKKISAGDLQEIINMIENPKK from the coding sequence ATGGATAAATTAACCATACAAGAAGAAGAAGCCATGCAAGCGGTATGGCAGTGTAAGACGGGTGTTATTAAAGATTTCCTGGATGCCATGCCAGAGCCTAAGCCCCCCTATACTACGCTGGCCTCAACCATAAAGAACCTGGAACGCAAAGGTTTTGTAACCGCCGAAAAGATGGGAAACTCTTACCTGTATCGCCCGCAGATAGTTGAGGAAGATTACAAAAAGAAATTTATGAACGGCTTTGTAAGCGATTACTTCCAGAACTCTTACAAAGAACTGGTTACCTTTTTTGCCAAAGAGAAAAAGATAAGCGCGGGGGATCTGCAAGAGATCATCAACATGATTGAAAACCCTAAAAAATAA
- a CDS encoding M56 family metallopeptidase: MPELFIYLIKVNVALLVFCAGYYLVLRRLTFYTLNRIYLVTAILFATLYSRVDLNNFLQRHEQINKPIQVVIINWQAPVKALTTRHDQWYWLQMAFWAGVIILGMRLGTQLLSLYRLHKRSEPLRIQQYFVRAIKGNVNPFSFWRSIYVNPENHEPNDLQAILEHEQIHVNEWHTLDILLGELSAVFYWFNPGIWLMKRAIRENIEFITDRKILQKGMDTKTYQYSLLNVNLQAQNHAIANNFNISTIKKRIMMMNARRSSNINITRYLILVPAVMLMLLVFSVSKAEISRSLDKAGKVVAKALNKAVVNLKEVLPEHAKIKADEPVAKPAKTIKAPPISINEAEQPEQLLTATYTTAVGDTILKKQNIEYYINGKKVENLELNKIPAADIDHIEVYKDPKVSQAKGMVYITLKNANGTVDTSKKANTFSIGTGKKSLDPVTVLGYRAAKKVKTDSAKVEELYQLRQSYNLTADTIHVTSVKINGKKTGINTKANVIYLDSVSPKHTVTKLNNVQYADLPIFNQLNFDNKLIIINGKEATQKQFRKLSAADIKTVSKLSTAGAKAIYGDKGANGAIIITTK; encoded by the coding sequence ATGCCTGAGTTATTTATATACCTCATCAAAGTAAACGTAGCCCTGCTGGTATTTTGCGCAGGTTATTACCTGGTGCTACGCCGGCTTACGTTTTACACCCTTAACCGTATTTATCTGGTTACGGCTATCCTGTTTGCCACGCTTTATTCGCGTGTTGATCTAAATAATTTTCTGCAGCGGCACGAGCAGATCAACAAGCCAATCCAGGTGGTGATCATCAACTGGCAAGCGCCTGTAAAAGCGCTTACCACCCGGCACGATCAATGGTACTGGCTGCAAATGGCTTTCTGGGCAGGTGTTATTATCCTTGGTATGCGACTAGGTACGCAACTATTATCTCTTTACCGTTTGCACAAGCGCTCTGAACCGTTACGCATCCAACAATATTTTGTGCGGGCTATCAAGGGCAACGTAAACCCATTCTCTTTCTGGAGAAGTATTTATGTAAACCCGGAGAACCACGAACCAAACGACCTGCAAGCTATTCTGGAACATGAGCAAATCCATGTGAACGAGTGGCATACGCTGGATATTCTGCTAGGCGAGCTCAGCGCGGTGTTTTACTGGTTTAACCCGGGCATTTGGCTCATGAAACGCGCCATCCGCGAAAATATAGAGTTTATAACAGATCGTAAGATTCTGCAAAAAGGTATGGATACCAAAACATATCAATACAGCCTGCTCAATGTAAACCTGCAGGCGCAGAATCATGCCATTGCCAACAACTTCAACATATCAACCATAAAAAAAAGAATTATGATGATGAACGCCAGACGTTCTTCAAACATCAACATCACCCGTTACTTGATACTAGTGCCTGCGGTGATGCTGATGCTGCTGGTATTTTCGGTATCAAAAGCAGAAATAAGCAGAAGCCTTGACAAAGCCGGCAAAGTAGTGGCAAAAGCGCTTAATAAAGCCGTAGTAAACTTAAAAGAAGTTTTGCCTGAACATGCAAAAATCAAGGCAGATGAACCAGTTGCCAAGCCTGCTAAAACAATTAAGGCTCCCCCTATTAGCATAAACGAAGCAGAGCAACCTGAACAATTGCTTACAGCAACTTATACTACCGCTGTTGGCGATACCATCCTCAAGAAACAAAACATCGAATACTATATCAACGGCAAAAAAGTGGAGAACCTGGAGTTAAACAAAATTCCAGCAGCCGATATTGACCATATTGAAGTGTACAAAGACCCTAAAGTAAGCCAAGCCAAAGGCATGGTTTATATCACATTAAAAAATGCAAACGGGACCGTAGATACGTCAAAGAAAGCAAACACTTTCTCAATCGGCACCGGTAAAAAAAGTCTGGACCCTGTTACGGTATTAGGATACCGCGCTGCGAAAAAGGTTAAAACAGATAGCGCCAAAGTAGAAGAGTTGTATCAATTGCGCCAAAGCTACAACCTTACAGCTGATACCATCCATGTTACTTCAGTAAAAATAAACGGTAAGAAGACCGGTATAAATACCAAGGCGAATGTTATATACCTCGACAGCGTCAGCCCCAAACATACCGTCACCAAATTAAACAATGTTCAGTATGCAGATCTGCCGATTTTCAATCAACTTAACTTTGATAACAAACTGATCATTATTAACGGTAAAGAAGCTACTCAGAAACAATTCAGAAAATTATCAGCTGCTGATATCAAGACCGTCAGTAAACTGAGCACTGCAGGCGCTAAAGCCATATATGGCGATAAAGGTGCAAACGGCGCTATCATCATTACCACCAAATAA
- a CDS encoding nuclear transport factor 2 family protein, whose protein sequence is MKRLTLMLAFCLLAVAPLFAQTKDEKDVANAVEFMRKAMVDGDRARLTQLAADDLSYGHSSGKIQDKAAFVEAIASGASDFVTIDLTQQTIKVVGNTAIVRHILTAQTNDGGKPGTTQLGIMLIFQKQKGAWKLLARQAYHLPVQ, encoded by the coding sequence ATGAAAAGATTAACCCTGATGCTGGCATTTTGCCTGCTGGCCGTTGCGCCGCTGTTTGCACAAACTAAAGACGAAAAAGATGTAGCCAACGCTGTTGAATTTATGCGCAAAGCTATGGTTGACGGCGATCGCGCCCGTTTGACCCAACTAGCGGCTGACGATCTGAGCTACGGTCACTCCAGCGGAAAAATACAAGATAAGGCGGCGTTTGTAGAAGCCATTGCCTCAGGCGCGTCAGACTTTGTGACGATTGATCTTACCCAGCAAACCATCAAGGTAGTAGGCAATACTGCTATTGTTCGCCATATCCTTACCGCGCAAACTAATGATGGCGGTAAACCGGGCACTACGCAATTAGGCATTATGCTCATTTTCCAAAAACAAAAAGGGGCATGGAAGTTGCTGGCTCGTCAGGCTTACCATTTGCCGGTGCAGTAG
- the gpmA gene encoding 2,3-diphosphoglycerate-dependent phosphoglycerate mutase — protein sequence MQKLVLIRHGESFWNKENRFTGWEDVDLSEEGCQQAHRAGQLLRKHGFTFDIGFTSVLKRSIKTMHFVLEELDQLWIPVQKSWRLNERFYGALQGLNKDEITAKYGEEQVHKWRRDPHEHPPAITTDDPRFPGHYLRYNDLTYRELPLTENLSETMTRALPFWHEVIVPAMRQNQKVIIAAHGNSLRALVQYIDNLRDEEVSQLDIPTAQPWVYELDDRLDKIRHYYLD from the coding sequence ATGCAAAAGTTAGTATTGATAAGGCATGGCGAAAGCTTCTGGAACAAAGAAAACCGCTTCACCGGTTGGGAAGATGTAGACCTGTCTGAAGAAGGCTGCCAGCAGGCTCATCGGGCCGGTCAGCTGTTAAGGAAACATGGGTTTACGTTTGATATCGGCTTTACATCGGTGCTGAAACGATCAATCAAAACCATGCACTTTGTGTTGGAGGAGTTGGATCAGCTATGGATCCCCGTACAAAAATCCTGGCGCCTGAACGAGCGCTTTTACGGCGCCTTACAGGGCTTAAACAAAGACGAAATTACCGCTAAATACGGCGAAGAACAGGTACACAAATGGCGCCGTGACCCGCATGAGCATCCGCCGGCCATTACTACAGATGATCCCCGTTTTCCCGGGCATTACCTGCGTTACAATGATTTAACTTATCGGGAACTACCGCTCACCGAAAATCTGAGCGAGACCATGACCCGGGCCTTACCGTTTTGGCATGAAGTAATTGTACCGGCCATGCGCCAGAACCAAAAAGTGATTATAGCAGCGCATGGCAACAGTTTGCGCGCCTTGGTTCAGTATATTGATAACTTGCGCGATGAAGAGGTGAGTCAACTAGATATTCCCACCGCTCAGCCCTGGGTTTATGAGTTAGATGACCGGTTAGATAAGATCAGGCATTATTATCTGGACTAG
- a CDS encoding GPR1/FUN34/YaaH family transporter — MSTETPIAKDGIANPAPLGLCAFGMTTVLLNLANAGFIPLTSMILAMGIFYGGLAQVIAGIIEAKKNNTFGLTAFTSYGFFWLTLVALLVMPKLGWAEAPSGSTMPAFLAVWGVFTLLMFFGTLKLNRALQFVFASLTILFFLLVIGDATENPSVKHLAGYEGIICGLSAIYTGIANVLNEVYGRTVMPVGPVNK; from the coding sequence ATGAGCACTGAAACACCTATTGCTAAGGATGGCATTGCCAATCCTGCCCCTCTCGGTCTATGCGCCTTCGGCATGACCACCGTTTTACTTAATCTTGCCAACGCCGGCTTTATTCCGCTTACCTCAATGATACTGGCTATGGGCATTTTTTACGGCGGCCTGGCCCAGGTAATTGCAGGTATTATTGAAGCTAAAAAGAACAACACCTTCGGCCTTACCGCCTTCACATCTTATGGTTTTTTCTGGCTTACACTGGTGGCATTACTGGTAATGCCAAAACTAGGCTGGGCCGAAGCACCAAGCGGCTCTACCATGCCGGCCTTCCTGGCAGTTTGGGGCGTATTTACATTGCTCATGTTTTTCGGCACACTTAAACTGAACCGTGCTTTACAGTTTGTATTTGCATCGTTAACCATACTCTTCTTTTTACTGGTAATTGGCGATGCTACCGAAAACCCAAGCGTAAAACACCTTGCAGGTTACGAGGGCATCATCTGTGGTCTTTCTGCCATTTACACCGGTATTGCCAATGTGCTGAACGAGGTTTACGGTCGTACCGTAATGCCTGTTGGCCCAGTGAATAAATAG
- a CDS encoding nucleoside permease translates to MNIKFRLIVMNFMQFFIWGAWLLTIGHYWFDNKLGNATQFSAIFSTMGISAIFMPALTGIIADRFINAERLYGLMHILGGVVLFCVPMVKDPTLFFWVMLLNMVFYMPTLSLSITVAYTALKNRDLDVVKVYPPIRTFGTIGFIAALWTVSLTHNESSANQFYIAGAVAFALGIYAFSMPKCPPPMNKIENSSIIDVLGLRAFTLFKTPRFAIFFAFSMLLGAALQLTNAYGDVFLGDFKNFPQFHDTMAVKYPAIIMSISQASETLFILTIPFFLRRFGIKNVMLFSMLAWVLRFGLFALGNPADGLWMIVLSCIVYGMAFDFFNISGSLFVETQTTPQIRASAQGVFMMMVNGFGALFGSIASGVIIDKYFTHADMTKNWHGIWLTFAAYALVIAVIFPFVFRYKHNKALEMAINHA, encoded by the coding sequence ATGAATATTAAGTTCCGCTTAATAGTGATGAATTTTATGCAGTTCTTTATTTGGGGGGCATGGCTGCTAACCATCGGGCATTATTGGTTTGATAACAAACTGGGTAACGCTACACAGTTTTCGGCCATTTTCTCAACCATGGGTATCTCGGCCATTTTTATGCCTGCGCTGACCGGTATAATTGCAGACCGCTTTATTAATGCTGAGCGTTTATACGGTTTGATGCACATTCTGGGCGGTGTAGTATTGTTTTGCGTACCAATGGTTAAAGACCCCACCCTGTTCTTCTGGGTAATGTTGCTGAACATGGTATTTTACATGCCTACGCTTTCACTCTCCATTACTGTAGCCTATACAGCTTTGAAGAACCGCGATCTGGACGTAGTAAAAGTTTACCCTCCCATCCGCACGTTTGGTACCATTGGCTTTATTGCAGCTTTGTGGACCGTTAGTTTAACGCACAACGAGTCATCTGCCAATCAATTTTATATAGCCGGTGCCGTGGCATTTGCGCTGGGAATTTATGCCTTTAGCATGCCGAAATGCCCGCCACCAATGAATAAGATAGAAAACAGCTCTATTATCGACGTATTGGGTTTAAGGGCATTCACTTTGTTTAAAACTCCTCGCTTTGCTATCTTCTTTGCCTTCTCTATGCTGTTGGGTGCGGCGTTGCAGTTAACCAACGCCTACGGCGATGTTTTCCTGGGCGACTTTAAGAACTTCCCGCAGTTTCATGATACGATGGCCGTGAAATATCCAGCCATCATTATGTCTATCTCGCAGGCATCAGAAACACTGTTTATTTTAACCATACCATTCTTCTTGCGCCGGTTTGGCATTAAGAATGTAATGCTGTTCAGCATGCTGGCCTGGGTGCTGCGCTTCGGTCTGTTTGCCCTTGGCAACCCTGCTGATGGTCTGTGGATGATCGTCCTCTCGTGTATCGTTTACGGCATGGCGTTCGATTTCTTCAATATCTCGGGCTCATTGTTTGTAGAAACACAAACCACGCCGCAGATCAGGGCTAGCGCGCAGGGTGTATTTATGATGATGGTAAACGGTTTTGGAGCGTTGTTTGGCAGCATTGCCAGCGGTGTTATTATCGACAAATATTTTACCCATGCAGATATGACTAAGAACTGGCACGGGATCTGGCTAACCTTTGCAGCTTACGCTTTGGTTATTGCAGTCATCTTCCCATTTGTATTCCGCTACAAGCACAATAAAGCTTTAGAAATGGCCATTAATCATGCTTAA
- a CDS encoding porin family protein, producing MKKTLTILSLCLLTAKFASAQLIPSFEFGLKGGVNLSRFSTNSTFNSNNRAGYLGGVWARIGGLGFNLQPELYVTGKNIEVKDNNGVTATAQFTSIDLPVLVGGKFGAMGIGGRIYTGPLASFTVNKDQSLGNAFSKAVSLNYKDQNFAWVFGAGVDIKKLSIDARYEYGLTKQPYDASGDKTRVSLFNVSLGYRLFSL from the coding sequence ATGAAAAAAACGCTTACTATTTTATCACTATGCCTGCTTACTGCAAAATTTGCATCGGCACAGCTTATACCATCTTTTGAATTTGGTTTGAAAGGCGGCGTAAACCTTTCGCGCTTTTCAACCAACTCAACTTTTAATTCAAACAACCGCGCAGGCTACCTGGGTGGTGTTTGGGCACGCATTGGTGGTTTAGGTTTTAACCTGCAGCCGGAGCTGTATGTTACAGGCAAAAACATCGAGGTGAAAGACAACAATGGTGTAACCGCTACCGCCCAGTTTACCAGTATTGATTTACCAGTGTTGGTAGGTGGTAAATTTGGTGCCATGGGTATAGGCGGTCGTATTTACACCGGTCCACTGGCTTCGTTTACGGTTAACAAAGATCAGAGTCTGGGTAATGCGTTTAGTAAAGCCGTATCGTTAAATTATAAAGACCAAAACTTTGCCTGGGTATTTGGTGCTGGTGTTGATATAAAGAAACTAAGCATTGATGCGCGTTATGAGTACGGTTTAACCAAACAACCATACGACGCCAGCGGCGATAAAACCCGTGTAAGTTTGTTCAATGTATCTTTAGGGTACCGCTTGTTCTCACTATAA